Below is a genomic region from Raphanus sativus cultivar WK10039 chromosome 4, ASM80110v3, whole genome shotgun sequence.
GCTGTTCAGTGAACCTGTACTGTGGTCTTGGTATCACCTTTCCTTCAATGTACAAGTCACCTGAAGGAAAACATCAGCAAAACAAAATTTggtttatagtatatatatgcTTATATTTCTCTAATTCAGATGAAAGTCCAAAAACATTACAAACCTCCATAGTCTTTGTTGGGAACATCAAGATAAGAATCTGGTAAAACCCAGAGAACACCAGGTAAGCCTGAAGAATCAATCACACAACTCTTGGATTAGTTAATCTAAATATATACAAGCAATGTCAACAAGTtccaaacccaaaaaaaaaaatatattctttgtCCTATTCGTATAGACAAATAATTCAGACAGAACAACAACATGAAGAGACGTTTGACTTTGAGATTAGTAACAACCTTTGAGTTTGCAAGAAAGCTCTTCAGAGAACAAAGCACCAAAGCCAGTGTATGTCGAAGTGCAAACCGAATAAATCTTCTCCTTTGCCTCCTCCTcgctacaaaaaaaaataaaataaatcaaaatcaatCAAACGCACAAACGCACAAACGAAAtgattactaaaaaaaaaagagatgagatTTTTTTGCCTGCCGAGGACGGAAGTTAACGTTCTGACATAAGCATTGATCATCTCGTCTTCTGTAGGTTTTGGATCAGTGAACTCCATGACGATGAGCCAGTGCTCGTAATCGCACCCGTCCAGAAGAATCGTCTCCTTCGGCGGACGGTTGCTCCAGTTCGGCGAAGGATCGTTTAGCGGAGAGTATCCCGACCCGTATAGCTGTAAACTGGGCGAGCCCACGTCCATTAGCCCGTATCCATTTGTCCATTTATTGTTTGTGGACAAAGAGTGACCATGTCCATTAGAACCATGTCCATTAAAAACCATATCCACTAAAACCCATATTTTTATGGGCTGCCATAGAGTCCATAATAGAccatataagaaaactttagaATTTAGTTTATAAGCCTATAATTTATAAgcctataattatatatacaagttcataaaattaaaattaatccataaatacaacaattttggttttggcaagaaaacttgattttgcggttttagcggaaaaattcgattttacgattttggcgggaaaacctgatTTTTCGGTTATGGCGGGAAATtccgattttgcggttttggtaggaaaactcgattttgcagttttgacgggaaaatcaattttacagttttggcgggaaaacccgattttttggttttggcgggaaaacccaattttttgattttggcgggaaatcctgattttacggttttggtgggataacccgattttacggttttggcgggaaaactcgattttccggttttggcgagaaaacccgattttccggttttggcgggaaaacccgatttctcagttttggcaagaaaacttgattttacggttttggcgattttacagttttagcggaaaactcgattttccgattttggcgggaaaactagatttcccggttttggcagaaaaatccgatttctctgttttggtgggaaaactcgatttctcggtttcggcatgaaaacccgattttacggttttagcggaaaactcaatttctcgattttggcaggaaaactcgattttttctggttttggcggaaaattttgatttctcggttttggcgggaaaatccaATTTCT
It encodes:
- the LOC130511156 gene encoding multiple organellar RNA editing factor 3, mitochondrial-like, whose amino-acid sequence is MALFTVRRKLATVLSKSFSSSISSFSTFSSRSRFALPLLDKVSSNRTGLGPCYTTTRPKTSGSGYSPLNDPSPNWSNRPPKETILLDGCDYEHWLIVMEFTDPKPTEDEMINAYVRTLTSVLGSEEEAKEKIYSVCTSTYTGFGALFSEELSCKLKGLPGVLWVLPDSYLDVPNKDYGGDLYIEGKVIPRPQYRFTEQRQTRNRSRPRYGRRRETVQVERREPASQNWNQKNQPPPPSMGNQAPES